A segment of the Branchiostoma floridae strain S238N-H82 chromosome 10, Bfl_VNyyK, whole genome shotgun sequence genome:
CGCCggcttggagcagcgtctttaCGAGATGAGTAAGGTGCCAGGTAACTTGGGTTTCCATTCTTATATGTAATTTTTTTGATGGTGTAATGACTAATCTCATTGGTATACAAATAGGAAAATTTGCGGCACTGACTATCATGGTTAAGGCTTTGGGTATGTTGGCTttaatttgtttatgtttactcTTATGTTAAGCAACATCATTAGATTTAAAACAGTGATTAATTAAGTTGATAATCAGTTATCAAATATAAGATTGTGTGTAGGTACTATCCAATGTACATTCATTAGCGTGATATCAAACCCTTTTTGTAGTCTCCTGTCCTAAAGGTTACGCAGTATTCAGTGAAAtatgctacaaggccttcaacacacGCAAGACCTTCAGCGGAgcggccgcggcctgtcgtGAAGatggcggcaccctcgccatgccccgagacgctgagaccaacggcTTCCTGGTCTCCTTATACACGTCCGTGAGCGACCAGGGGAACGTCTGGTTTGGCCTGCACGATCTGCGGGAAGAGGGAAGCTATGAGTGGgaggatggttctgcacttgggacgtacaaTTCCTGGGGACCGGGAGAACCAAACAACCATTGGGATAGCGAAGATTGTGTTCACTACTACCCAATTAAATCAGACAAGTGGAACGACGCTGAATGCAACTGTCAGTTTTGCTTCACATGCCAGACTGTTCCAGGTACttattgtaccccccccccacccctctAGTAAACATGGCACTCCCTGAGTAATGCACTAGACATTTTAGATAATTATTGCTCTTGTCACAAACAAATCATTATATGGCTATAAACACATCATTCTGCATCTCGTCTCTGATAATTTTGTACTGTCTGCTAACACCGCTTATCTAGTAAACATGCCACAGCTCAAGTCGGATCAGGCACAGCATCATATTTCTCTTGTTACAATAAACACATCGTTTCATATCTCATTCCTGCTGTTTAtttttccaggacgtccatagGCGACAGGCTTTCTGACTATCCGCAGTGAGACGTTAAACTTTGACTTATGGTTAATCATTtagtttgatatgttttcattcCATTGGTtacgttatttgttatccttacttatttattttgtttaatttataaaaaattgtaaaaagtcAGTAAAGGGAGGCCTTCTTATAAGCAGAAGCTTTTGACCTCCCTTGcactgttatgtttttttttataattaattgtcatgcatttattacttttttCAAAGTGCGAAACAAATAAGCAATAAAAAACAAGACTTATAGGCTCCCAAAATAGCACATTGTTGTAcaaatgttttacatgtttgtgGAGTAGTAACAAATAATGAATAATAAGAATGAGATTTGATGAAACTGTACTGCCATGTACAATGATAATGTCTACTCAGTTCATATAGAGCTAATGTGTAGTCTGATGTTTAATTTCTTTGAGTAAAGAATGTTCTAGTATGTAATAAAGCTCCTGTTTTTGAGCTACTTCTGAGGCATTTCCCACGACGTTTGTGTCAACGGCAGGGTAGCGACATGGATGGGATTTAAAAGGATCAGTGGAGATAGCTTCATTGTTTTGTCGTAAGCCTGAATTTCTATTGTTGTAGTAAAGAAGGAAAAGACGCAAAGTGTCATCATATCCGGGCCATCTATATCAAGCTTACGGGCGGCACATAAGCATAAGTTTACGTTGGAATTCTCGTGTAAATGTACTGTAGTTTTCGCCCCAgaaacttgtttttttatcgCACAGTGTG
Coding sequences within it:
- the LOC118425120 gene encoding perlucin-like protein, whose product is MRQLSTTVDTLKRDLDKERSRTAGLEQRLYEMSKVPVSCPKGYAVFSEICYKAFNTRKTFSGAAAACREDGGTLAMPRDAETNGFLVSLYTSVSDQGNVWFGLHDLREEGSYEWEDGSALGTYNSWGPGEPNNHWDSEDCVHYYPIKSDKWNDAECNCQFCFTCQTVPGRP